A window of Carassius carassius chromosome 48, fCarCar2.1, whole genome shotgun sequence genomic DNA:
CCCTGATGCCCACGGGATGATGTCATGTTTGTAGAAACGACGCTAGCACCGGGTCACGCTAACAGACTAATGATACAAGATTTAACATCTTGCTAGACGCAAAGCAACAGTGTAAATCAACGTAATCTCCCAGCGAACGTTCAGAGATCATGTGGAATGTTCtcataatcttgaaaaaaaactttaaaataagatGCCGGCGCGAGCGCCCTGAAGCATAAAACGTGTCATGTGACTTCATGACAAACCATAAAAAAGCAATGATGATAATGATGTGGATTAGTTTATAAGAACAGAGGGAGGGGCGGATGCTTGTTTGTCTCGAAAGAAATCAAGAGACGCCTAAAATACAGTCGATCACATGATGCGGTTCCTCCAATCAGATGCTGGCTCCGCCTCCTCAGCTCCGCCGGGTCCGCGAGTGCTGGATCAGCCACTGTAGTGTGATGTCTAGAAAACACATGACCACAAGCTTATTAATATATCTCCCACCCACATTTATTCAATTTCCAGCAAACTATCCTGCCCACAACACACAGACGTCAGCCAATCACAGAGCTCACAGACATTTTAAGTGacgtcttaaaggtacagtaacaCAGAAAGCCTGTTAAATGGGATCTTTCATTTCTGCAAGTTCTCAGCGATTGATGTATATAGTGTAAAACTAACATAAGTATCATTCGAGTCTTACCAATGTTGTCCTGCTCCTTACAGGAGATTGAGTAACAGCAGATCTCTCTGTCCTGGATGGTCGAAAGGTTCctgaagatcacatttaacaagcGTTTTCAGTCATCAGATCAGAACCAGACTACATTAAAACTTCAGATGCTTTGGATTCAGTTTCAGATGAACTCACATTCTCTCAATGAGCTCCTTCTCATCCAGAGCTCCGGGAAGATCTCGCTTATTGCCCAAAACCAGAACCTGAGGAAAGAGGGAAACTTTGCCAATCCAATATTCAACAcagactaaaaaaaaatctatagaatATAGAAAAGATAAGAGAAAAGATCACATCAGACTCACTGGGATTCCCTGCAGCTGGGGTTTGTCTAACAAGTTGTGCAGTTCGTTCTTCGACGCCTCGATCTTCTCTGGATCGGCCGCATCAACCATGTACCTGAAGGACACACACGATCTGTTATATGCGCATGTCATCATAACGGCATTTACGTAACGTAGCTGAAATGAAGACTAAACTCACACGATAGCGCTGACGCCGCGACAGTATCGCTCCCACATGCTCCTAAAGCGCGGCTGACCGCCGATGTCCCACAACTGCAGCAAACACACAAGAACACAGTAAACCACATGGAAACCAGCAGAAATAAAAGccattaaatatttgaaattaaatatcaCATAATCCTATTATTacacaattatataaataaaattatgcattttactaaatttaaaaatacatttattttgtgaaattttAAAATCGAATTACAGATTAAGACAActactaaatttaaattaaagattatttaaagaagacttgtatttttatacataaaacaatcatttttttttttaaagtgttttatcttactatttattttatatgaaatgtGCAACTTTTGTAATTTTTTGATTGCAATTTAAAACACATGTGATTTCACTATTTTCTAGCAATAGCTACTGAATAAAcatgaaaactaaataaaaatatcatttttagagacaacttattttttaaatgcattaaaaatgcaattttttactTTAAGACAGTTGCAGGTAAAGCtatattttaactatttattttatcttattattattaattaatgttatttaattatttttgcatgttGAAACGTCTCATTACAATGTTAAACGGATGTGATTTTGATATCTTCTAGCAACGACTactaattaacctttttttttttttattttactttaaaaatatatatatattaatgtataaatcAGGGTTCCAATTCAGAAGGAGCTGGCTAATTTAAGTTGAAATGTTTATAGTTATTGATAAACTTATGCTTCCCATAAACTAAAG
This region includes:
- the arl8a gene encoding ADP-ribosylation factor-like protein 8A isoform X1, with protein sequence MIALFNKLLDWFKALFWKEEMELTLVGLQYSGKTTFVNVIASGQFSEDMIPTVGFNMRKITKGNVTIKLWDIGGQPRFRSMWERYCRGVSAIVYMVDAADPEKIEASKNELHNLLDKPQLQGIPVLVLGNKRDLPGALDEKELIERMNLSTIQDREICCYSISCKEQDNIDITLQWLIQHSRTRRS
- the arl8a gene encoding ADP-ribosylation factor-like protein 8A isoform X2, whose amino-acid sequence is MIALFNKLLDWFKALFWKEEMELTLVGLQYSGKTTFVNVIASGQFSEDMIPTVGFNMRKITKGNVTIKLWDIGGQPRFRSMWERYCRGVSAIVYMVDAADPEKIEASKNELHNLLDKPQLQGIPEPFDHPGQRDLLLLNLL